Proteins co-encoded in one Sporosarcina sp. FSL K6-1522 genomic window:
- the rpsS gene encoding 30S ribosomal protein S19, translated as MGRSLKKGPFVDDHLIKKVEAQKDSQKKQVIKTWSRRSTIFPSFIGLTIAVYDGRKHVPVYVTEDMVGHKLGEFAPTRTYKGHGADDKKTRR; from the coding sequence ATGGGCCGCAGCTTGAAAAAAGGACCTTTTGTAGATGATCACCTTATCAAAAAGGTTGAAGCACAAAAGGATTCCCAGAAGAAACAGGTTATTAAAACTTGGTCACGCCGTTCAACAATCTTCCCGTCATTCATCGGATTGACGATTGCTGTCTACGACGGACGCAAACACGTACCTGTCTATGTGACTGAAGATATGGTAGGTCACAAACTAGGCGAATTCGCACCGACTCGTACTTATAAGGGTCACGGTGCCGACGATAAGAAAACAAGACGTTAA